Within the Echinicola sp. 20G genome, the region AAGGCCATTCAAAGAAATTGTTTGTGAAGAAAGCAGGAGAAGTGGTTCTCCTTGATTTCTCATTGGTTGAATCAACTACAGACCTGGATGGAGTCGTGGTCGTAGGACAGTCGGTTAAGAGTGAGATTGAAACGCAAGGCTTTGCTGTAGAAGTAATAGAGACTGAAAAGGCTGCCCTGCAATCAGTTCAGACCAACGATCTGCTCAATAGAACAGCAGGAGTTCGTGTAAGGCAAAATGGAGGATTAGGCTCACGGGTAGAGTACAATCTTAACGGTATGACAGGTGGTTCTGTCCGTATTTTTATAGATGGGCTTCCTATTTCCACGTATGGGCCATCGTTCAGTCTGAACAGTATTCCTCCAGCTTTGATCGATCGAATTGAAATATACAAAGGCGTCATTCCTGCCCATCTTGCAGATGATGCGCTTGGAGGAGCGATTAATGTAATCCTCAAAAAGGGTATGTCCAACCACCTATCTGCATCCGTTTCCTATGGCTCTTTCAATACTTTTCAAAATAGCCTCAATGCAGTTTTTCGGGATGAGAAATCTGGATTTACCACAAAAGTATCAGGCTTTTATAACTACTCTGATAATGACTACGAGGTGTGGGGGAAGTTTGTAAGAAATATTTTACCTAATGGAAGGTATGATTATGTCAGGGCCAAGAGGTATAACGACAGTTATAGGTCAGTAGGAGGGAAAATTGATTTCGGTTTTTCTAATGTGAAATGGGCCGATCAGTTTTTTATCAGCTACACAGGTTCTGATGATTATAATGAAATCCAACATGGGGCCTATATGTCTATTCCATATAAAGGTCGCTTTTCCACTTCCCAATCAAATGTCTTTGGACTTAATTACTCAAAAGAGAACCTATTAACTAGAGGGCTTAACCTTAATTTCAATGGTTCTTTCAGCAAGAGGTCGCAAGTTGTGACGGATACGGTAAGATGGAATTACAATTGGTTTGGTGAGATGAGCCTTGGGAAATATGGGGAACCAATTTTGAGACCACAGGGCGCACAGCAAGGAGCTCCCACCATTAACCACATCGACAGAAATGTAAGTACTTTCAGGGCAACTGCAGACTATAGTATTACTAAAAATCATAAGGTGATCCTTTCTCAATCTTACTTTAATATTGATAGAAACGATCAGGACATGATGCGGAGTGCGCTTGAACGAGAGTTTGTGGGTACAAGGGACCTCCAGAAATACATTACCTCAGTGGGGTACGAATTCAATTTGATCCAATCAAGACTTAAAGGAAATATCTTTGGTAAATACTATGTGCAGGATATTGACCGGATGGATCCACTGCTGGAAGAGGGTGAAAGGGTAGAGGATAGGGTGTCCAGTAAGAGAAATACAACTGGCTATGGTATGGCTTATTCTTTTAAGTTGTCCAAGAAGCTGCTGATACTGACATCTGGTGAAAAGGCAGTAAGAATGCCTTCAGAGGGAGAAATCTTTGGTAGTCCTGGGGAAAATATCGTGGAGAATATAAGTATCAGGCCTGAGATCAGCAATAATTTCAACTTAGGGTTTAAGCTAGGTGATTTTATAATCAATAAGCATGAGATTTCATTCTCTGGTACAGGATTTATAAGGGATACCAAGGATAAGATTACACGCGAGATCAATGACAGGATTAACGATGCGGTACAGACAGCTCCCTTTGTGAACTTAGGCAAAACCAAAGCCATTGGCTTTGAGGGGCAGGTAAACTACTCTTTTAGAAAAAAGCTACAGGCATCAGTGAATTTCTCCAAATTCAATTCTGTATTTAACACAAAATATGATCCGAATGGGAATGTTTATAAGAACTATAATCAGCAGATTCCCAATGACCCTTATTTTACGGTAAACAGCTCTTTAGAATATACTGTCAGAGATCTTTTTCAAAATGGATCTACACTAAGACTTTCCCATTATTTCAGTTTTGTGGAAAGCTTTTACACTACCTGGTTGGAAATTGAGGACTTCAGAACACCTCGTCAGTACGTTCATGATTTTGGTACAACCTATATCCTTCCTAATCAAAGACTTGCCATTAGCGCAGACTTGAGAAATATATTTGATAAGCAGGTGTATGACAACTTTGCAGTACAAAAGCCAGGAAGGGCCTTTTATCTCAAAATCAACTATACAATAAATAATTTTTAAATAAATAAAAACGAATAAAATGTTCAGTACAAGCAGTTTAAAATCAAGTTTTTTGCAGTTCGGACTTGTGGCAGTTACATTGTCGGCGATCAGCTGTAATAGTGAAGAAGATATTACTCCTGATACCGAAGTAGAAGAAGGTCGTTGGGTAACCATAGCAGGGGCGGTTATGGGCGAAAATCCTGGTGATGGAAATGGTGGAACCCAGATTTACGCAGTAAGCTATGAGGATGCCATTAATCCAGAAACAGAAATTAATGTTTTTGACAATGGTGCTCCAGTAAAATCAAACCGTACCGCAAGACTGCAGGTTTCTGAAGATGGAAATACCTTGTTCAATATTGCTTATGCGGGTGAAAATGGTGGTGAATATTCCAAGTTTGCTGTTGAAGGTGGAAGCAGCTATGTGCAGGAAGATGTGACTGTCAATATCTCTCAGTATGCAGGGACTGCTCCAAGATGGAGTAAATTATATAATGGTGACCAAAACGGGATAGCTGTAAATGTGGCTAATATCACTGCAAACAATGCAGACAATGAAACTGTCCCCTATCAATACCATAGAGGGGTAGCTACCATATTGGATTTGGATTTACAGAATACATTAATTCAGGATTACAAGCAGTATGAGATCCCGTTGACAGCAGAAGAAGAGCTAGCAGGTCACTGTATTTTCAGGTTGGATGCACCTGTGCTCAACCAAGCAGGTGATAAATTGTTGATCGGTACTTGGATGCGTAAATATGACCCGGCTACGGGCGATAGAGAAGGTGAGTGGGAACGATTGGGTACAAAGACTGTCGTGGTTGATTACCCTTCATTAGAAAATCCAACAATCATCACTTCTACACAAGCCAATGGAGACTGCTCTGGATACAGAAGTAACGTTAACCAATTAGCAGAAGACGGATACATTTATCAATCTACCAATAGAGACACCAATGGTTCTCATATCTTAAGAATTACTCCTAGCAATGAATATGATAATTCTTTCTCTATTAGTCTAGATGAGGAACTTGGACTAACTGATGTGTATGTGGATACATGGAAATATGTAAGGAATGGAATCGGTTATGCGTTGATTCGTCATGGTGAATCCGATCAAGGCTATATTGTTAGGTTAAATCTTAACCAACAAACAGCGTCTATCGTGGATGGTATTCCTAATGATGCCGATGTAAGGTTTAACCAATACCAAGGTTTCCTTGTAAATGGAGATGACCTTTTAGTTACGGTTTCTCCATTAGGTAAAGATGGAAATATCTATGTGCTTCACAGCCAAACTGACGAGGTGTCTGTAGGTGCTAAATTGGTCAACCAGCCAGGAAACCATTTTATCGGCGCATTCTAAATAAAAAAACACCTTTCTATAAGCCCCTGCGCCATCAATTGTTGGTGCAGGGGCCTTATGGGTTCAAAGGTGATCTTCATAAAGGATTGCTTTTAAGAAATCAAATAAATGAAATTGCTGACTTAGTAATTTCTTGTTCCAACTGAAACAATTGATCCTGTTCTCAAACCATAACTAAGTTCAATAAGATGAAAACGAAAAAGAAAAAGACAAATTGGCAAAAGGTCAGGAAGTTCTTTAATGATATCCACCTCTGGGTAGGCCTGGCTGGAGCTTTAGTGCTCATTCCAATTTGTTTATCAGGAACTATTTATGTTTACAATACAGAACTGCAAGAAATGTTCAGTTCTCATCTTCATTGGGTCGAAAAGGAGGAGGGACAAAGTAAGTTGGCCATTGAAGAAATGCTGACCAAATTATCCAGCAAGGTGGAAGGAAACATTACAGGGGTTTCCATTCCTCATGATGAAGCAAGAACCTATGAGTTTTCTGTTAAGGAAGAAGGGAGTCGAAGCCGGTTTGGTACAACTTATTACATTAACCCGTACAATGGGGAAATTGTAGGGAATTCAAGCGAGAAAAATTCTATAGCTGGATTTATGCGGGATATGTTCAGCCTGCACCGATGGTTGTTGTTGGACAAAATTGAAGAACCACTTTTTGAGGGCTTGGAAAATAGGAAATTGGGAAGTTATATTTCAGGAACAGCGACCATTTTGTTTACCATAGGCTTGATCACCGGAATAGTAATTTGGTTTCCCCAAAAGCTAAAAAGCTGGAAGCAGGGCTTGAAGTTAAAGCTAAATGGTAGCTGGAAAAGAGCCAACCATGATTTGCATAATACATTGGCTTTTTATTCCTTTTTATTTCTGTTGGTGATGGGCTTGACGGGCCCACAATGGTCTTTCCCATGGTACCGTACAGGGCTTCAAAAGGCTTTGGGAACTTATCAGGCTCCTTCATCAAGAGGTGGTGGTGCTGGCCATGGTCGCCCTACTCAACCTAATAGAGAAGATAAATCTGATGAAAAACAGGTAGAATCCCCTTCCTTTTTGGCATTTGAAGAGTATATCCTCGCGGCGGATAAAAGCCTTCCGTATAAAGGAGATTATCGGATCAGTATTCCACAAGATGCAAAAAGTAAAATAGATGTCTCCAAAAGTAAAGTAGGTTTCTTTGCACCAGCTGCTGGAGATAAGGTAAGTCTGGATCCTAAGACCGCAGAGGTAACCGATGTTCAGATTTTTTCCGACCAACCCTTTAACCAAAGAGTGGCTAGATCAATTAAAGCACTACATATCGGTTCAGTTTATGGAGGGTTTACAAAGCTACTTTACTTTATTTCATGCTTGATCGCAACAAGCTTGCCGGTTACAGGTACCTTAATTTGGATTAATAAAATGAAGAAAAAGCCGAGAAGAAAGAAGCCAGTAGTGAAAAAGGAGGCTTTAATGACTTCCTGAGTTTTGATTTTGGATAGATGTTTTTAATGGTGCCTGTTTAAGAATTTTTATCACCAAGAAAACATCTTAAAAAAGTAAAAGGCCATCACAGTAAATAATGTAATGGCCTTTTACTTTTTTAAACGCTTGCTAGAAGATGATCAAAGTAAATATTTTTCGATCATTAGTGCCACACCATCTTCGGTGTTTTTGGCTGTGATTTCATTGGCTACTGATTTGACTTCTTCCCGGGCATTGGCCACAGCCACTCCATGTCCCACTGCATCCAGCATTTCTATGTCATTGTAATTGTCACCAAAGGCCATTACTTCTGACATTTTAATGCTGTATTTATGGTTAAGAAGTAATGCAAGGGCACTGGCCTTAGAGATTGCTTTAGGAGCAATTTCGATATAAGTGTCTTTTGATCTATATAGATGGAGATCTTCATTTTTTTCAAGTTCCAAAA harbors:
- a CDS encoding TonB-dependent receptor — encoded protein: MANPLLLLRKPYGLTILLILSGLVLGIQSIYAATVKGKVLDAKSEPIPGVIVQIKGSTLSTITSLDGTYQILDVPQGEFELHLSCMGYEGHSKKLFVKKAGEVVLLDFSLVESTTDLDGVVVVGQSVKSEIETQGFAVEVIETEKAALQSVQTNDLLNRTAGVRVRQNGGLGSRVEYNLNGMTGGSVRIFIDGLPISTYGPSFSLNSIPPALIDRIEIYKGVIPAHLADDALGGAINVILKKGMSNHLSASVSYGSFNTFQNSLNAVFRDEKSGFTTKVSGFYNYSDNDYEVWGKFVRNILPNGRYDYVRAKRYNDSYRSVGGKIDFGFSNVKWADQFFISYTGSDDYNEIQHGAYMSIPYKGRFSTSQSNVFGLNYSKENLLTRGLNLNFNGSFSKRSQVVTDTVRWNYNWFGEMSLGKYGEPILRPQGAQQGAPTINHIDRNVSTFRATADYSITKNHKVILSQSYFNIDRNDQDMMRSALEREFVGTRDLQKYITSVGYEFNLIQSRLKGNIFGKYYVQDIDRMDPLLEEGERVEDRVSSKRNTTGYGMAYSFKLSKKLLILTSGEKAVRMPSEGEIFGSPGENIVENISIRPEISNNFNLGFKLGDFIINKHEISFSGTGFIRDTKDKITREINDRINDAVQTAPFVNLGKTKAIGFEGQVNYSFRKKLQASVNFSKFNSVFNTKYDPNGNVYKNYNQQIPNDPYFTVNSSLEYTVRDLFQNGSTLRLSHYFSFVESFYTTWLEIEDFRTPRQYVHDFGTTYILPNQRLAISADLRNIFDKQVYDNFAVQKPGRAFYLKINYTINNF
- a CDS encoding PepSY domain-containing protein; translated protein: MKTKKKKTNWQKVRKFFNDIHLWVGLAGALVLIPICLSGTIYVYNTELQEMFSSHLHWVEKEEGQSKLAIEEMLTKLSSKVEGNITGVSIPHDEARTYEFSVKEEGSRSRFGTTYYINPYNGEIVGNSSEKNSIAGFMRDMFSLHRWLLLDKIEEPLFEGLENRKLGSYISGTATILFTIGLITGIVIWFPQKLKSWKQGLKLKLNGSWKRANHDLHNTLAFYSFLFLLVMGLTGPQWSFPWYRTGLQKALGTYQAPSSRGGGAGHGRPTQPNREDKSDEKQVESPSFLAFEEYILAADKSLPYKGDYRISIPQDAKSKIDVSKSKVGFFAPAAGDKVSLDPKTAEVTDVQIFSDQPFNQRVARSIKALHIGSVYGGFTKLLYFISCLIATSLPVTGTLIWINKMKKKPRRKKPVVKKEALMTS